The following are from one region of the Fusarium keratoplasticum isolate Fu6.1 chromosome 4, whole genome shotgun sequence genome:
- a CDS encoding HET domain-containing protein, which yields MARSKSHPWFDQVLMLNEDPCKSCGALCDLFEKPSSTGEYVPGGDFEIKSRGKNVILNHQDICETCLALAKAAIILRMSLYREGISDPKPLLAKFWDVRVSENVINATVSWLLRGATLLTQKSITICQPKDASASISIDAAKEDRSTARSEQNISFIRKMLSLCETGQDCHHNCKSGGDRILPTRLVLIGDGESSIRLHETSKEQQGSYAALSHCWGPPEKHPLRTLQGNIESMKSKIPGDKLSVVFKESIWLCRQLGIKYIWIDSLCIVQDDATEWEIEAAKMAQYYSEARITIAVDSSPDGTTSFLSQRAERWHPQTSSSAPYLIVREHYDRLQEDDLENSSIKAHKFLPETHHLLPTRAWAMQESILSTRIVRFTLSDITWEWILEAHCETSKDSPFGRVKSGYLLIKAPLFKVTLTYSWDSIPEDIVYEVVVAGDDENEEPWASDSFTADCLLSVKKGNALRAYDGDNLEYMTNPTSFTATAWVMWLGIGALVLGQDPDSEAFQRLGYLDTYGEEVSSPIGDPERWTNSLQGTVVQFQLV from the exons ATGGCCAGATCAAAGTCTCATCCCTGGTTTGATCAGGTTCTCATGCTGAATGAGGATCCTTGCAAGTCTTGCGGTGCCTTATGCGACCTCTTCGAGAAGCCTAGTTCAACTGGAGAGTACGTCCCAGGCGGAGATTTTGAGATAAAATCGCGCGGCAAGAATGTCATCCTCAACCATCAAGATATCTGCGAGACTTGCCTAGCACTAGCCAAGGCAGCCATCATACTCAGGATGTCTCTCTATAGGGAGGGCATTTCCGACCCCAAACCCCTGCTAGCAAAGTTTTGGGATGTGAGGGTCTCAGAGAATGTGATCAACGCAACCGTGTCTTGGCTCTTGCGGGGGGCTACATTGCTCACCCAAAAATCCATTACCATCTGTCAACCAAAAGAC GCTTCAGCCTCCATCTCAATCGACGCAGCGAAAGAAGACAGATCCACTGCCAGATCAGAGCAGAACATTAGTTTCATAAGAAAGATGCTCAGTCTCTGTGAGACAGGGCAAGATTGTCACCACAACTGCAAATCTGGAGGTGATAGAATATTACCCACCAGGCTAGTTCTTATCGGCGATGGGGAAAGTTCGATCCGACTGCATGAAACATCCAAAGAGCAACAAGGCTCTTACGCAGCCTTGAGCCATTGCTGGGGACCACCGGAGAAACACCCTCTTCGAACCTTGCAAGGAAATATTGAGTCTATGAAGTCAAAGATCCCAGGGGATAAGCTCTCTGTCGTCTTCAAAGAATCCATCTGGCTCTGCAGACAACTTGGCATTAAGTACATCTGGATCGATTCGCTCTGTATTGTCCAGGATGATGCCACCGAATGGGAGATTgaagctgccaagatggcgcAATACTACTCTGAAGCAAGGATCACCATCGCTGTCGACTCTTCTCCTGACGGGACGACTTCATTCCTCTCTCAAAGGGCTGAGAGATGGCACCCTCAAACATCTTCGTCTGCCCCATACTTGATCGTACGAGAACACTATGACAGATTGCAGGAAGATGACCTGGAGAATTCCAGCATTAAGGCACACAAATTCCTTCCCGAGACAcaccacctcctcccaaCTCGAGCTTGGGCAATGCAGGAATCCATCTTATCGACTCGAATTGTCCGTTTCACCCTCTCCGACATCACATGGGAAT GGATTCTCGAGGCCCACTGCGAGACTTCAAAGGACTCACCATTCGGCCGAGTCAAGAGTGGGTACCTGTTGATCAAGGCGCCGTTGTTCAAGGTCACCCTGACCTATAGCTGGGATTCAATCCCCGAGGATATAGTGTACGAGGTTGTGGTCgctggagatgatgagaacgAAGAACCGTGGGCCTCTGACAGTTTTACTGCGGATTGCTTGCTGTCCGTCAAAAAAGGCAATGCTCTCAGAGCGTATGATGGGGACAACCTTGAGTACATGACAAATCCGACGTCATTCACGGCAACCGCTTGGGTCATGTGGTTAGGAATTGGAGCTCTGGTCCTAGGGCAAGATCCTGATTCCGAGGCATTTCAGAGGCTTGGATATCTGGATACCTATGGGGAGGAAGTGAGCTCACCTATTGGTGACCCTGAGCGCTGGACAAATTCACTCCAGGGGACAGTGGTGCAGTTTCAGCTCGTGTAG
- a CDS encoding MFS domain-containing protein, translated as MTDSEKQQDDVLPWDQDPDNPQNWSKLKKTVNLGIVSMLAFITPLESSVIVPGVPLLKDDFHEIRRPVTSLVVSIFVLGFAFGPLLLSPLSELYGRRLLFNVSNLVTLGFSIGSALAPNIASFIVFRFIAGSFGAGPMNIGGGSIADQVALAKRGLVMSIFFTGIFLGPVIGPVIGGFIAKSLGWRWVFWVMTIKGLMTLVTFVFLSESHAPTIKRHKARQAPQQVVVAEEGKPSTSDVLLRAVSRPMRMLIRSPIVTGLSLYLALVYGYLYLLFTTFSTVFPEQYGFGIDTLGLAFLGLGIGCMLALIVLSWLSDWLQDRFTEKHGESKPEYRLLPIVLGIPLLPIGLFVYGWTAQYKVHWIVPIIFTGFTGAGLIFSFLPTQIYMVDAFTTYAASALAATSVVRSIVGGCLPIAGLPLYSVLGYGWGNSLLGFIAMVVSIAPLLFWRYGEILRNKYDVKFD; from the exons ATGACCGACTCGGAAAAGCAACAAGACGATGTCTTGCCTTGGGACCAAGATCCCGATAACCCCCAAAACTGGAGCAAGCTGAAAAAGACTGTCAACCTCGGCATTGTTTCCATGTTGGCCTTTATCAC TCCACTGGAATCCTCCGTCATTGTTCCCGGTGTCCCACTTCTGAAAGACGATTTTCATGAAATAAGACGGCCCGTGACATCCCTTGTTGTGTCAATCTTTGTTCTAGGATTCGCGTTTGGTCCTCTTCTACTATCGCCGCTATCCGAGCTATACGGCCGACGTTTGCTCTTCAACGTCTCGAACCTTGTTACACTCGGCTTCTCAATCGGCAGTGCTCTTGCACCTAATATTGCTTCATTTATTGTGTTTCGATTCATCGCTGGCAGCTTTGGGGCTGGGCCGATGAACATTGGTGGAGGAAGTATTGCCGACCAAGTTGCCCTGGCAAAGAGGGGGCTTGTCATGTCCATTTTCTTCACTGGCATCTTTCTTGGACCTGTAATTGG ACCGGTAATCGGAGGCTTCATTGCCAAGAGCCTCGGGTGGAGATGGGTCTTCTGGGTCATGACGATT AAAGGCTTGATGACACTTGTGACATTTGTATTTCTCTCCGAAAGCCATGCCCCAACCATTAAGAGGCACAAGGCAAGACAAGCTCCCCAACAAGTCGTCGTCGCTGAAGAGGGCAAGCCCAGCACAAGCGATGTCCTTCTGAGAGCTGTCTCAAGACCAATGCGCATGTTGATACGGAGTCCTATTGTTACCGGCCTCTCCTTATACCTCGCCCTTGTCTATGGCTATCTTTATCTCCTCTTCACGACCTTTTCCACAGTCTTTCCTGAACAATACGGCTTTGGCATCGACACCTTGGGATTGGCTTTTCTAGGACTTGGGATCGGGTGTATGCTTGCACTAATCGTGCTTTCATGGCTCAGCGACTGGCTACAGGACCGTTTCACCGAAAAGCATGGGGAATCAAAGCCAGA ATACCGCCTTCTTCCAATTGTATTGGGTATACCCTTGCTACCGATCGGCTTGTTCGTGTACGGGTGGACCGCCCAGTACAAAGTTCACTGGATCGTCCCAATCATCTTCACCGGTTTCACTGGAGCCGGTCTCATCTTCTCGTTT CTTCCTACGCAGATATATATGGTCGATGCCTTCACAACTTATGCGGCAAGTGCGCTGGCGGCAACGAGTGTCGTCCGCAGCATTGTGGGCGGTTGTCTTCCCATTGCAGGCCTGCCACTATACTCGGTGCTTGGATACGGATGG GGAAACTCTCTGCTTGGCTTCATCGCAATGGTTGTTTCTAttgctcctcttctcttctggcGATACGGAGAAATATTGCGGAACAAGTATGATGTCAAATTTGACTGA
- a CDS encoding Zn(2)-C6 fungal-type domain-containing protein — protein MSDPKACWECHKRRLICDFASPACQKCEARGVACPGYGEKKPLKWLQPGQTRSKGKRAKKEVNVIRLTLKDPSEATSVFEAIEYFNTHICPDLVANGAGGGSNCPFILHPSEAPYIPTAIRHTMVSIALAHRVLQSEQGFEADRALFSTRLQKHRGAAIRHLASDLVPGSQPDTITLVSILTFLLAEVQQSFSSSWRQHCDAANTVVELLGGMSTILLCYPFIRPVVRYYILHVEFEYLSPAYPDLTYPSIEILSTTTAPVVEEARARRQMEILGFLPMAFNMGLFTTVPCAPELLVDIVFVNHLQSQAQAYEGAVFDTNLQKASLDLLQRIQSFSAESWVTNIDLNEKLNEDPNKPSKQRQAISWDWQSVAYIYQSAVALYCISSLLYPQYTQDMPQTLDKDVDIAAIRSAYLATLLSNIKDVASGSNLQLRKMLIWPLVIAGIEVDVNDEASKKLICGELAWISKVVGTASPLVAHDFLSKLWKSDWIPTGYGRRSWNSIFDRPYVFVM, from the exons ATGAGCGACCCGAAAGCGTGCTGGGAGTGCCACAAGAGACGCCTCATCTGTGACTTTGCAAGTCCGGCTTGTCAAAAGTGCGAGGCTAGGGGCGTTGCTTGTCCTGGGTatggggagaagaagccgttGAAGTGGCTGCAGCCTGGACAGACGAGGTCTAAGGGGAAGAGGGCTAAAAAGGAGGTCAATGTTATTCGGCTTACGTTGAAGGATCCGAGTGAGGCGACGAGTGTCTTTGAAGCAATCGAATACT TCAACACTCACATTTGTCCCGATCTAGTAGCCAATGGCGCTGGTGGTGGCTCCAACTGTCCCTTCATCCTACACCCCTCTGAAGCCCCCTACATCCCTACGGCCATCAGACACACCATGGTGTCGATTGCGCTAGCCCATCGTGTCCTGCAGTCGGAGCAAGGGTTTGAGGCCGACAGGGCTTTGTTCTCCACGAGGCTGCAGAAGCATCGTGGTGCAGCCATCAGACATTTGGCGAGCGACTTGGTGCCGGGGTCGCAGCCGGACACCATCACGTTGGTGTCTATCCTTACCTTTCTTTTGGCAGAG GTCCAGCAGAGTTTTTCGTCCAGCTGGCGCCAGCACTGCGATGCCGCCAACACCGTTGTGGAACTTCTTGGCGGGATGAGTACCATCTTGCTCTGCTACCCCTTTATCAGACCCGTCGTTCGGTACTACATCCTGCACGTGGAATTTGAGTATTTATCACCTGCATACCCAGATCTAACCTATCCTAGCATCGAAATCTTGAGCACCACGACAGCTCCGGTAGTTGAAGAAGCCCGAGCACGTCGCCAAATGGAAATCCTCGGCTTCCTACCCATGGCCTTCAACATGGGCCTTTTTACCACAGTTCCCTGTGCCCCGGAGCTTCTCGTCGACATTGTCTTTGTCAACCACCTCCAGTCACAAGCCCAAGCCTACGAAGGAGCCGTATTCGACACCAACCTCCAAAAAGCCTCTCTAGACTTGCTCCAGAGGATTCAGTCCTTCTCTGCTGAGAGCTGGGTCACCAACATTGACCTCAACGAGAAGTTGAATGAAGATCCTAACAAGCCTTCGAAGCAGCGTCAGGCAATTTCGTGGGACTGGCAGAGCGTTGCGTACATTTACCAGTCTGCCGTTGCCTTGTACTGCATCTCGTCGCTACTCTATCCTCAGTATACCCAGGATATGCCCCAGACACTTGACAAAGATGTCGACATTGCAGCTATTCGATCAGCCTATCTGGCTACCCTGCTCAGCAACATCAAGGACGTTGCGTCAGGTTCAAACTTGCAGCTCCGAAAAATGCTCATTTGGCCGCTGGTCATCGCAGGCATCGAGGTGGACGTGAACGACGAAGCGTCGAAGAAGCTCATCTGTGGTGAACTGGCTTGGATCAGCAAGGTGGTAGGGACGGCTTCGCCGCTGGTAGCGCATGACTTCTTGTCGAAGCTTTGGAAGTCGGACTGGATTCCCACCGGGTatgggagaagaagctggaatAGCATTTTTGATAGGCCGTATGTGTTTGTCATGTAA
- a CDS encoding F-box domain-containing protein codes for MHSPDTLPIEIILEISSYLSFSQKSKFSRTCKRINALIEPQIWTDIELHGDGYHETRDQIKEPQPFKSPSDRVYIGRYRGGNPPERLSPLNILRQLLEVDQDRVRKVASRVRSLCTVISAGDKVWDILPYFSNLEALELYGRWDKIDQVTPEVDHPPLAKLRFAKLFGYIPRAGARWVLRSGPMLERLELGMLDRPLMTTLYPDRDPAPLPEENLAGDDESSDYGSLAAEHTFPRPLGGFLPEEGISMPILRHLYLCSSAHVEDDPWESWSAWSSRAEEASCQDWMVILMASRRTLQTLVLEHKPTVPDLELETWDESDCLRHFHNSNDGSVSSRLAEVLEAVGVHKVEEFPKLTRVYFYGIIVSKNLDSSPSEERPVGRVMKQLGQRGVRCEARRGQWSIFEDDGRVDWASWDACSDSSSISDHLDPIILWDEVIASV; via the coding sequence ATGCACTCTCCAGACACTCTCCCCATTGAAATCATTCTCGAGATCTCCTCTTATCTCTCCTTTAGTCAAAAGTCCAAGTTCAGCCGCACCTGTAAGCgcatcaacgccctcatcGAGCCACAAATATGGACCGACATTGAGCTGCATGGGGATGGCTATCACGAGACCCGCGACCAGATTAAAGAGCCGCAGCCTTTCAAGTCTCCCTCGGATCGTGTCTATATTGGTAGATACCGTGGAGGCAACCCTCCAGAACGGCTCTCTCCGCTAAATATCTTGcggcagcttcttgaagtcgATCAGGACAGGGTCAGAAAGGTTGCCAGCCGAGTGAGGAGTCTCTGCACCGTCATCTCTGCCGGCGACAAGGTCTGGGATATTTTGCCCTACTTTTCcaacctcgaggccctggagCTGTACGGGCGTTGGGATAAGATTGACCAAGTCACCCCTGAAGTCGACCATCCGCCTCTCGCCAAACTCCGCTTTGCAAAGTTGTTTGGGTATATTCCCCGGGCTGGAGCTAGATGGGTCCTACGCTCCGGCCCAATGCTGGAgcgccttgagctcgggaTGCTGGACCGGCCGCTTATGACCACATTGTATCCTGACCGGGATCCTGCACCCTTGCCAGAGGAGAATCTCGCCGGTGACGACGAATCATCCGACTACGGGAGTTTGGCTGCGGAACACACTTTTCCTCGTCCTTTGGGTGGATTTTTGCCTGAGGAGGGCATATCAATGCCGATCCTACGACACCTTTATCTGTGTTCGTCTGCTCACGTGGAGGATGACCCATGGGAATCATGGTCAGCATGGTCTTCGCGTGCTGAAGAGGCAAGCTGCCAAGACTGGATGGTCATCCTCATGGCCTCACGCCGGACGCTGCAGACACTGGTCCTGGAGCATAAACCGACCGTCCCGGATCTTGAGCTGGAGACCTGGGACGAATCAGATTGCCTGAGACATTTTCACAACAGCAACGATGGCTCTGTAAGCTCTAGGCTGGCTGAAGTGCTGGAAGCCGTAGGGGTGCACAAGGTTGAAGAATTCCCCAAGCTGACACGTGTATATTTTTACGGCATTATTGTGAGCAAGAACCTTGACAGCAGCCCTTCAGAGGAACGCCCAGTTGGACGGGTGATGAAGCAGCTGGGACAGCGCGGTGTCAGGTGTGAGGCTAGACGGGGCCAGTGGTCCATATttgaggatgatggacgGGTGGATTGGGCGAGTTGGGATGCGTGCAGCGATTCAAGCTCTATTAGTGACCATCTGGATCCCATTATACTCTGGGATGAGGTGATAGCGAGTGTATGA